One window of Ziziphus jujuba cultivar Dongzao chromosome 5, ASM3175591v1 genomic DNA carries:
- the LOC132803794 gene encoding uncharacterized protein LOC132803794, which yields MGSSNAIHNGIGDDSDSAYVTCPSDFSDSSSSSDSGSGDHDHIINSIKNPLSQPPQPQAYVTISSDSDDDDDDDDDDTTSTESPIRPCPPDQPRTYVTTSNESNSDSSDSDSDSSSEFSSDFGSSDSYSSTDSSDRKSYQSESSDENSSSDEDSTSSEESYGRRIMTCGRYSKISSTTSSEESETDSSSDELVERKKRPKPTAFADYSGCSDTSDSVDDDDDDSDSSDSDSDSTVFFGKYSDSTVESKKRRSF from the coding sequence ATGGGCAGCAGCAATGCAATACATAATGGTATTGGTGATGATTCAGATTCTGCATATGTAACATGTCCTAGTGATTTTtcagattcttcttcttctagtgATTCTGGTTCTGGTGATCATGATCATATTATAAATTCTATAAAGAATCCGCTTTCTCAACCTCCTCAGCCTCAGGCATATGTTACAATTTCGTCGGAttcagatgatgatgatgatgatgatgatgatgatacaACTAGTACTGAATCTCCTATAAGACCTTGCCCTCCTGATCAACCTCGTACATATGTTACAACTTCTAATGAATCTAATTCGGATTCATCAGATTCAGATTCAGATTCTTCGAGTGAATTTTCTAGTGATTTTGGATCTTCGGATTCATATTCTTCTACTGATTCTAGTGATCGTAAAAGTTATCAATCAGAATCTTCTGATGAAAATTCTTCTTCCGATGAAGATTCTACTTCTTCTGAAGAATCATATGGGAGGCGTATCATGACATGTGGTAGATATTCTAAAATTTCTTCTACAACTTCTAGTGAAGAATCGGAAACTGATTCCAGTAGTGATGAGTTGGTTGAGAGGAAGAAGCGTCCTAAGCCTACTGCATTTGCTGATTATAGTGGATGTTCGGATACTAGTGATtctgttgatgatgatgatgatgattcagATTCCAGTGATTCAGATTCAGATTCCActgttttttttggtaaatattcaGATTCCACTGTTGAGAGCAAGAAGAGACGaagtttttga
- the LOC132803660 gene encoding ankyrin repeat-containing protein BDA1-like, with amino-acid sequence MNMQRSEMDSRLFEAAIAGNINALHQLLDENPLILADSALISPHENPLHIATKAGQLGFVREMIRLRPESVRELNKDGFRPLDIAAALGHIEIVKEIILRSTGTAGKEVCSLKGKEGRTAIHYAAINGKVEVMDELFNAWDGCIRDVTASGETALHLTVKYNKFDAFRKFIEWLEFRGSEELVNSGDEDGNTVLHLAVSKKQCEYVQLLLSCNSNIANKLEVNAKNKRGLTAMDIMENLIVENPSDIRLRETLQRAAASTTTSPPTASAQHVAVNVANNLKPKRPSRAQAANDWIKYFRYQKGRDSPSDTRNVLLVVAALIATVTFQAGVDPPNGLTKNNIESCTNINAPSPLAPPPVEKPGKMGPGPAVGLGVLFAKLGSTLHAAEYFIFVNSLGLASSISVIIYLTSGFPFKRELHISMYSMLFAYGWSIQDIDSENKTTRHILMGSAFLLPFLLRWLPRWAKRIWRWYKKKTLLEHHHV; translated from the exons ATGAATATGCAGAGATCGGAAATGGATAGCAGATTATTTGAAGCAGCTATTGCAGGCAACATTAATGCATTACATCAACTGCTCGATGAAAATCCATTGATCCTCGCCGATTCTGCACTCATTTCTCCGCATGAGAACCCGTTGCACATCGCTACCAAGGCAGGGCAGCTGGGTTTTGTGCGAGAAATGATTAGACTAAGGCCTGAATCAGTGAGAGAATTGAACAAAGACGGGTTTAGGCCACTAGATATAGCCGCAGCTTTGGGGCACATAGAGATAGTGAAAGAGATAATTTTGAGGAGTACTGGTACTGCAGGGAAGGAAGTATGCAGTTTGAAGGGTAAAGAGGGAAGAACAGCCATTCACTATGCTGCTATCAACGGTAAAGTTGAGGTCATGGATGAACTGTTTAATGCTTGGGATGGATGTATTAGAGATGTCACGGCTTCTGGAGAAACTGCACTTCATCTAACTGTAAAGTACAACAAGTTTGACGCCTTTAGAAAGTTCATAGAATGGCTGGAATTTCGTGGTTCGGAAGAGCTTGTGAATTCTGGTGATGAAGATGGGAACACAGTCCTCCACCTTGCAGTCTCTAAAAAGCAATGCGAG TATGTTCAACTGCTGCTCAGTTGTAATAGCAATATTGCCAACAAATTGGAGGTAAAtgcaaaaaacaaaaggggTTTGACAGCAATGGATATCATGGAAAATTTGATAGTAGAAAATCCAAGTGATATCCGTTTACGTGAAACCCTTCAGCGTGCTGCAGCTTCAACGACCACATCTCCACCGACAGCTTCTGCTCAGCACGTTGCAGTAAATGTTGCGAACAATCTGAAGCCTAAACGTCCATCGAGAGCTCAAGCTGCAAATGATTGGATCAAATATTTCCGTTATCAGAAGGGGAGAGACTCACCAAGTGATACCCGCAATGTTCTGCTGGTTGTGGCCGCACTCATTGCAACCGTCACCTTCCAAGCAGGAGTCGACCCTCCAAATGGCTTGACTAAAAATAACATTGAAAGTTGTACCAATATAAATGCACCTTCTCCTCTGGCACCGCCGCCAGTGGAAAAGCCGGGAAAGATGGGCCCAGGACCAGCAGTGGGTTTAGGTGTACTCTTTGCAAAACTAGGCAGTACGCTGCATGCAGCAGAGTATTTCATATTTGTGAATTCACTGGGTCTTGCTTCATCAATTAGTGTCATAATCTACCTCACATCTGGATTTCCTTTCAAGAGAGAGCTTCATATATCTATGTATTCCATGTTATTTGCTTATGGCTGGTCAATACAAGATATTGATTCAGAGAACAAGACCACACGTCATATCCTTATGGGGTCTGCATTTCTGTTACCTTTCTTGTTAAGATGGCTGCCGAGGTGGGCTAAAAGAATATGGAGGTGGTACAAGAAGAAGACATTATTAGAGCACCATCATGTATAA
- the LOC132803795 gene encoding ankyrin repeat-containing protein At5g02620-like, translating into MDIRTESVRELNKDGFGTLDIASTSGHIEIVREIILRSTGTARKQVCGSKGREGRTAIHYAAINGKVEVMDKLFIAWAGCIRDDIALGETTFHLAVKYKKFEAFRNLIEWMKFLCLEELMNCGDEDGYTVLHLAHVQLQLSCNSNTAKNLEVNAKNKRGLTAMDIMDILILENSTDFHLRQIIHQHAGAASAQLQHAAINVANNQEHGPTQPSPAFQMDPDVVEDEKKQDGIKMFMASEPKRLT; encoded by the exons ATGGATATCAG GACTGAATCAGTAAGAGAATTGAACAAGGATGGGTTTGGGACACTTGATATAGCTTCAACTTCGGGGCACATAGAGATAGTGAGAGAGATAATATTGAGGAGTACTGGTACCGCAAGGAAGCAAGTATGCGGTTCAAAGGGCAGAGAGGGAAGGACAGCCATTCACTATGCTGCTATCAATGGTAAAGTTGAGGTCATGGATAAACTGTTTATTGCTTGGGCTGGATGTATTAGAGATGACATAGCTCTTGGGGAAACTACATTTCATCTAGCTGTAAAGTACAAGAAGTTTGAAGCCTTTAGAAACTTGATAGAATGGATGAAATTTCTTTGTTTGGAAGAGCTCATGAATTGTGGTGATGAAGATGGGTACACAGTCCTCCACCTTGCA CATGTTCAGCTACAGCTTAGTTGTAATAGCAATACTGCCAAGAATTTGGAAGTAAAtgcaaaaaacaaaaggggTTTGACagcaatggatattatggataTACTCATATTAGAGAACTCAACTGATTTCCATCTTCGACAAATCATTCATCAGCATGCTGGAGCTGCAAGCGCACAGCTGCAGCATGCTGCAATAAATGTTGCTAACAATCAGGAACATGGTCCAACCCAGCCTAGTCCCGCGTTTCAAATGGATCCAGATGTTGTAGAAGATGAAAAGAAGCAGGACGGGATCAAAATGTTTATGGCTTCAGAACCAAAGAGACTCACCTAG
- the LOC132803796 gene encoding ankyrin repeat-containing protein ITN1-like, with product MDSRLFEAAIVGNIHALHELLDENPLILADSALISLVLLGRKDVTASGETALHLAVKYNKFDAFRKLMEWLEFLDLEALVNCGDEDGNTVLHLAVSKKQCEYVQLLLSCNSNIANKLEVNAINKRGLTAMDIMENLIVDNPSDIRLRETLQRAAASTTTSPPTASAQNVAVNVANNLEPDRSPTAQAAKDWIKYFRYQHERDSPSDTRNVLLVVAALIATVTFQAGVNPPNGFTKNNTENSTTIIASPPPPPLHPDKGAPAPSMSPVTTVGLGVLVANLGSTQTATEFFLFGNSLGLASSICVIIYLTSGFPFQRELHICMYSMLFAYGWSIQDIDSKNKTIRHILMGSAFALPFLLRWLPRWAKTIWRWYNKKTLEQPHA from the exons ATGGATAGCAGATTATTTGAAGCAGCTATTGTAGGCAACATTCATGCATTACATGAACTGCTCGATGAAAATCCATTGATCCTCGCCGATTCCGCACTCATTTCTCTGGTACTGCTCGGAAGGAA AGATGTCACAGCTTCTGGAGAAACTGCACTTCATCTAGCCGTAAAGTACAACAAGTTTGACGCCTTTAGAAAGTTGATGGAATGGCTGGAATTTCTTGATTTGGAAGCGCTTGTGAATTGTGGTGATGAAGATGGGAACACAGTCCTCCACCTTGCAGTCTCTAAAAAACAATGTGAG TATGTTCAGCTGCTGCTTAGTTGCAATAGCAATATTGCCAACAAATTGGAAGTAAACGCGATAAACAAAAGGGGTTTGACGGCAATGGATATCATGGAAAATTTGATAGTAGATAATCCAAGTGATATCCGTTTACGTGAAACCCTTCAGCGTGCTGCAGCTTCAACGACCACATCTCCACCGACAGCTTCTGCTCAGAATGTTGCAGTAAATGTTGCCAACAATCTGGAGCCTGACCGTTCACCGACAGCTCAAGCTGCAAAGGATTGGATCAAATATTTCCGTTATCAGCATGAGAGAGACTCACCAAGTGATACCCGCAATGTTCTGCTGGTTGTGGCCGCACTCATTGCAACCGTCACCTTTCAAGCAGGAGTCAACCCTCCAAATGGCTTTACTAAAAATAACACTGAAAATAGTACTACTATTATTgcatctcctcctcctcctccattaCATCCTGATAAGGGAGCACCGGCACCAAGTATGTCGCCGGTAACAACTGTGGGTTTAGGTGTACTCGTTGCAAATCTAGGCAGCACCCAGACTGCAACAGAGTTTTTCTTATTTGGGAATTCATTGGGTCTTGCTTCATCAATTTGTGTCATAATCTACCTCACATCTGGATTTCCTTTCCAAAGAGAGCTTCACATATGTATGTATTCCATGTTATTTGCTTATGGCTGGTCAATACAAGATATTGATTCAAAGAACAAGACCATACGGCATATCCTTATGGGGTCTGCATTTGCATTACCTTTCTTGTTAAGATGGCTGCCAAGGTGGGCTAAAACAATATGGAGGTGGTACAACAAGAAGACATTAGAGCAACCTCATGCATAA